One segment of Phragmites australis chromosome 13, lpPhrAust1.1, whole genome shotgun sequence DNA contains the following:
- the LOC133888128 gene encoding serine/threonine-protein kinase STY8-like isoform X5 — protein MDEDDLEEGVGESCWPHGGATAIARGVSGGGGYTDVRKEIYDRLMESGNEEATSDPNFKDQLDRHFERLPASYSIDLNVDKAEDVLLHRRILNECADPDKRPVFHVRFLRCIQVSADSEDKPQGSSPRENGNCGGSLTSTLRDGEFRGSEPYERMMGDLSLERRKGLDDSEASSARRDVQILRLHEVIFSTIDKPKLLSQLSALLSELGLNIREAHVFSTTDGFCLDVFVVDGWDTEETDGLLQNLKETAARNHASLSNPTNSAASERILELQEKIGDSDFDRSLLQIKEKIASGSSGDLYRGTYHGVDVAIKFLRTEHVNDSSKVEFLQEIMILSEVIPRSVNHENVVRFYGACTKQRKYLIVTEYMPGGNLYDFLHKQNNTLELPMILRIAIGISKGMDYLHQNNIIHRDLKTANLLIGSTQVVKIADFGVSRVSQEGEMTAETGTYRWMAPEVINHKPYNHKADVFSFAVVLWELVTSKIPYENLTPLQAALGVRQGMRLEIPSWVHPGLSKLIRQCWDENPNVRPSFSEITIELEDILRHVQVSKVANRHSKAKMQKKSQR, from the exons ATGGACGAGGATGACCTGGAGGAGGGCGTGGGCGAGAGCTGCTGGCCACACGGGGGCGCCACCGCCATCGCGCGAGGAGTCTCGGGCGGCGGCGGGTACACCGACGTCCGGAAGGAGATCTACGACCGCCTCATGGAGAGTGGCAACGAGGAGGCTACCTCCGACCCCAACTTCAAAGACCAGCTCGACCGCCACTTCGAAAGACTTCCGGCGAG CTATTCCATCGATTTGAACGTCGACAAGGCGGAGGACGTGCTGCTGCACCGCAGGATTCTCAACGAGTGCGCCGACCCTGACAAGCGGCCGGTCTTCCATGTCCGTTTCTTGAGG TGCATCCAGGTTTCGGCGGACTCAGAAGACAAGCCACAAGGTTCGTCTCCGAGGGAAAACGGTAATTGTGGGGGCTCTCTCACTTCGACTCTCAG AGATGGTGAATTCAGAGGATCTGAGCCATACGAAAGGATGATGGGAGACCTGAGTTTAGAGAGAAGAAAAGGTTTGGATGACTCTGAGGCCAGTTCTGCAAG GAGAGATGTGCAAATCCTCCGTCTTCATGAAgttattttttctaccatcgaCAAGCCAAAGCTCCTTAGTCAG CTATCTGCGTTGCTGTCTGAACTTGGATTGAATATTCGTGAAGCTCATGTTTTCTCAACAACAGATGGCTTTTGTTTGGACGTGTTTGTTGTTGATGGCTGGGATACAGAG GAGACAGATGGTTTGCTACAAAATCTCAAGGAGACAGCGGCACGCAATCAT GCCTCCTTGTCTAATCCAACAAATTCCGCAGCCTCAGAGAGAATACTTGAGCTGCAAGAGAAGATTGGAGATTCGGATTTCGACAGGAGTTTATTGCAAATTAAGGAGAAGATTGCATCTGGATCTTCTGGCGACCT ATATCGAGGAACTTATCATGGTGTGGATGTTGCAATAAAATTCCTCAGAACCGAGCATGTTAACGATTCTTCAAAGGTGGAGTTTTTACAAGAAATAATGATATTAAG TGAGGTTATTCCCAGGAGTGTTAATCATGAAAATGTCGTTCGATTTTACGGGGCATGCACAAAGCAGAGGAAGTATCTCATTGTTACAG AATATATGCCTGGAGGTAATCTATATGACTTTCTTCACAAGCAAAACAACACTTTGGAGCTCCCCATGATTCTTAGGATTGCTATTGGCATCTCAAAGGGGATGGATTATTTGCACCAGAATAACATCATCCATAGAGACTTGAAGACTGCCAATTTGCTAATTGGTTCAACTCAA GTTGTAAAGATTGCCGACTTTGGTGTCTCAAGGGTATCTCAAGAGGGAGAGATGACTGCCGAAACTGGTACCTACAGATGGATGGCACCTGAG GTAATAAACCATAAGCCTTATAATCATAAGGCAGATGTCTTCAGCTTTGCTGTTGTTCTATGGGAATTGGTCACTTCAAAG ATCCCATACGAAAATCTGACACCCTTGCAAGCAGCATTGGGAGTAAGGCAG GGAATGCGCTTGGAGATCCCCTCATGGGTGCATCCGGGACTGTCTAAATTGATTCGACAGTGCTGGGATGAAAATCCTAACGTGCGTCCCTCTTTCTCAGAGATTACTATAGAACTGGAAGATATATTACGGCATGTTCAG GTTTCCAAGGTAGCCAATCGGCATTCGAAAGCAAAGATGCAAAAGAAATCGCAGCGATAG
- the LOC133888128 gene encoding serine/threonine-protein kinase STY8-like isoform X6 — protein sequence MDEDDLEEGVGESCWPHGGATAIARGVSGGGGYTDVRKEIYDRLMESGNEEATSDPNFKDQLDRHFERLPASYSIDLNVDKAEDVLLHRRILNECADPDKRPVFHVRFLRCIQVSADSEDKPQGSSPRENGNCGGSLTSTLRDGEFRGSEPYERMMGDLSLERRKGLDDSEASSARRDVQILRLHEVIFSTIDKPKLLSQLSALLSELGLNIREAHVFSTTDGFCLDVFVVDGWDTEETDGLLQNLKETAARNHASLSNPTNSAASERILELQEKIGDSDFDRSLLQIKEKIASGSSGDLYRGTYHGVDVAIKFLRTEHVNDSSKVEFLQEIMILRSVNHENVVRFYGACTKQRKYLIVTEYMPGGNLYDFLHKQNNTLELPMILRIAIGISKGMDYLHQNNIIHRDLKTANLLIGSTQVVKIADFGVSRVSQEGEMTAETGTYRWMAPEVINHKPYNHKADVFSFAVVLWELVTSKIPYENLTPLQAALGVRQGMRLEIPSWVHPGLSKLIRQCWDENPNVRPSFSEITIELEDILRHVQVSKVANRHSKAKMQKKSQR from the exons ATGGACGAGGATGACCTGGAGGAGGGCGTGGGCGAGAGCTGCTGGCCACACGGGGGCGCCACCGCCATCGCGCGAGGAGTCTCGGGCGGCGGCGGGTACACCGACGTCCGGAAGGAGATCTACGACCGCCTCATGGAGAGTGGCAACGAGGAGGCTACCTCCGACCCCAACTTCAAAGACCAGCTCGACCGCCACTTCGAAAGACTTCCGGCGAG CTATTCCATCGATTTGAACGTCGACAAGGCGGAGGACGTGCTGCTGCACCGCAGGATTCTCAACGAGTGCGCCGACCCTGACAAGCGGCCGGTCTTCCATGTCCGTTTCTTGAGG TGCATCCAGGTTTCGGCGGACTCAGAAGACAAGCCACAAGGTTCGTCTCCGAGGGAAAACGGTAATTGTGGGGGCTCTCTCACTTCGACTCTCAG AGATGGTGAATTCAGAGGATCTGAGCCATACGAAAGGATGATGGGAGACCTGAGTTTAGAGAGAAGAAAAGGTTTGGATGACTCTGAGGCCAGTTCTGCAAG GAGAGATGTGCAAATCCTCCGTCTTCATGAAgttattttttctaccatcgaCAAGCCAAAGCTCCTTAGTCAG CTATCTGCGTTGCTGTCTGAACTTGGATTGAATATTCGTGAAGCTCATGTTTTCTCAACAACAGATGGCTTTTGTTTGGACGTGTTTGTTGTTGATGGCTGGGATACAGAG GAGACAGATGGTTTGCTACAAAATCTCAAGGAGACAGCGGCACGCAATCAT GCCTCCTTGTCTAATCCAACAAATTCCGCAGCCTCAGAGAGAATACTTGAGCTGCAAGAGAAGATTGGAGATTCGGATTTCGACAGGAGTTTATTGCAAATTAAGGAGAAGATTGCATCTGGATCTTCTGGCGACCT ATATCGAGGAACTTATCATGGTGTGGATGTTGCAATAAAATTCCTCAGAACCGAGCATGTTAACGATTCTTCAAAGGTGGAGTTTTTACAAGAAATAATGATATTAAG GAGTGTTAATCATGAAAATGTCGTTCGATTTTACGGGGCATGCACAAAGCAGAGGAAGTATCTCATTGTTACAG AATATATGCCTGGAGGTAATCTATATGACTTTCTTCACAAGCAAAACAACACTTTGGAGCTCCCCATGATTCTTAGGATTGCTATTGGCATCTCAAAGGGGATGGATTATTTGCACCAGAATAACATCATCCATAGAGACTTGAAGACTGCCAATTTGCTAATTGGTTCAACTCAA GTTGTAAAGATTGCCGACTTTGGTGTCTCAAGGGTATCTCAAGAGGGAGAGATGACTGCCGAAACTGGTACCTACAGATGGATGGCACCTGAG GTAATAAACCATAAGCCTTATAATCATAAGGCAGATGTCTTCAGCTTTGCTGTTGTTCTATGGGAATTGGTCACTTCAAAG ATCCCATACGAAAATCTGACACCCTTGCAAGCAGCATTGGGAGTAAGGCAG GGAATGCGCTTGGAGATCCCCTCATGGGTGCATCCGGGACTGTCTAAATTGATTCGACAGTGCTGGGATGAAAATCCTAACGTGCGTCCCTCTTTCTCAGAGATTACTATAGAACTGGAAGATATATTACGGCATGTTCAG GTTTCCAAGGTAGCCAATCGGCATTCGAAAGCAAAGATGCAAAAGAAATCGCAGCGATAG
- the LOC133888129 gene encoding SKP1-interacting partner 15-like: MANPVAASNSDSSPPAPIHHLPPDALRNVLLRLPLRDAVVCRTVSRLFHDTLSFQFLATLPSLRLLLLRHPRPEGGGCLHAFDPARRHWLRLPFTHFLPYQSFSPVASSPSLLYLWVETSTSPAPPSLPSTSSSSSSTAHPPKSLAVCNPFAGTYRLLPPLGSAWARHGTVLAGPGGTVLVLTELAALSYTPSGSGKWMKHPLSLPSKPRSPILASGAAAVFALCDVGTPWRSQWKLFSCPLAMLTGGWAPVERAAWGDVFEILKRPRLLAGAAGRRVLMIGGLRSSFAMDAPCSTVLILRLDLATMEWDEAGRMPPNMYRCFTGLCEAAAQGNAMPTAAAGGNNKVKVFGGDGKVWFAGKRVRGKLAMWEEDETGSSGGKWDWVDGVPGNSDGVYRGFVLDGGFTAIP; encoded by the coding sequence ATGGCGAACCCGGTCGCCGCCTCCAACTCCGACTCGTCGCCGCCCGCGCCCATCCACCACCTGCCGCCGGACGCGCTCCGCAACGTTCTGCTCCGCCTGCCTCTGCGCGACGCCGTGGTGTGCCGCACCGTCTCGCGCCTCTTCCACGACACCCTCTCCTTCCAGTTCCTCGCGACGCTCCCCTccctgcgcctcctcctcctccgccacccgCGCCCCGAGGGCGGCGGCTGTCTCCACGCCTTCGACCCCGCGCGCCGCCACTGGCTCCGTCTGCCCTTCACACACTTCCTCCCCTACCAGTCCTTCTCCCCTGTCGCGTCCTCGCCATCCCTCCTCTACCTCTGGGTCGAGACCTCCACATCGCCCGCGCCTCCGTCCCTcccgtccacctcctcctcgtcctcctcgactGCACACCCGCCCAAGTCGCTCGCCGTCTGCAACCCCTTCGCCGGCACGTACCGCCTCCTGCCCCCGCTCGGATCCGCCTGGGCGCGCCACGGTACCGTCCTCGCGGGGCCGGGCGGCACGGTGCTCGTCCTCACGGAGCTCGCGGCGCTGTCCTACACCCCGTCCGGATCCGGCAAGTGGATGAAGCATCCCCTCTCGCTACCGTCAAAGCCGCGGAGCCCCATACTGGCCTCCGGTGCCGCCGCCGTGTTCGCCCTCTGCGACGTGGGCACCCCGTGGCGCAGCCAGTGGAAACTCTTCTCCTGCCCGCTTGCCATGCTCACGGGCGGCTGGGCTCCCGTGGAGCGCGCCGCCTGGGGAGACGTCTTCGAGATCCTCAAGCGCCCCCGCCTCCTTGCCGGGGCTGCCGGTCGCCGCGTCCTTATGATCGGCGGCCTCAGGTCCTCGTTCGCCATGGACGCGCCGTGCTCCACAGTGCTCATCCTCCGCCTAGATCTGGCCACAATGGAGTGGGATGAAGCTGGGCGCATGCCGCCCAATATGTACCGTTGCTTCACTGGCCTTTGTGAGGCTGCTGCACAAGGCAACGCCATGCCCACTGCTGCTGCCGGTGGCAACAATAAGGTGAAGGTATTTGGGGGTGATGGGAAGGTGTGGTTCGCTGGAAAGCGAGTGCGTGGGAAGCTTGCAATGTGGGAGGAGGATGAGACGGGGAGCAGCGGTGGCAAGTGGGACTGGGTGGACGGTGTTCCTGGGAATAGCGATGGTGTATACCGTGGCTTTGTGCTCGATGGTGGGTTCACAGCAATTCCTTGA